Below is a genomic region from Halobacterium sp. CBA1132.
TGCACCGCGGACTGCGGGCAGGCGATGACCGCGGACATCGGCTTGCAGGGGATGCGCGCTCGGAAGGACGGCGAGATGGTCGAAGCCGTCGACGTCGGCGTCGGCGGCGGCGTCGGCGAGGAGCCGACGTTCATCGACTGGGTGCGCCAGCGCGTTCCCGCGGACGAACTTCCGGGGATGATTGCGAACCTCGTGCGGGCGTACGCTGCGCTCCGCGAGGACGGCCAGACGTTCCGCGAGTGGGTGGAGGCGACTGGCCACGAGACCATCGTCGAACTCGCGGAACCCGAGGAGGTCGAAGGGTACACCGACCCCTGCCTCTACGACGCCAAGCAGTCGTGGTACCCGTTCGAGGACGGGGACAGTCCGGCGCCGACCGCCGCAGACGGCACGCCGCTGGCCACCGAGAGCGATGATTGACGACGCGACGGCCTCGACGGCACCGATGGACGTTGCGCCCGAGCTGTTCGCGGCGAACACCGAGCATCCCGCCGAGGTGGACGACGCGTGAGCGAGCCGGTCCAGACCACGTGCATGCGGTGTGCGGTCGGCTGCGGTCACCTGACCGACCGCGTGGACGCCGGCTACGGCATCGGCACCGTGCGCGGCGACGTCACCCACCCCGTCAACCGCGGGCTAGCGTGCTCGCGCGGCGTCGAGGAGACCAAAGACCCCGAGGGAACGTGGCTGACGCGCCCGCTCGTGCGGATGGACGGCGACCTCCAGCCGACGACGTGGGACGTGGCGCTCTCCCGCATCGCCAACGAGTTCGGGGCCGCCCTCGACCGCGACCACGACAGCGTCGCGGTACTGGGGAGCGGCCAGCAGACCAACGAGGCGGCGTACGCGCTCGGGAAGCTCGCCCGCGGCGGGTTCGGGACGCGGTACTACGACGCAAACACGACACTCTGCATGGCGAGCGCGGTGACCGCCTACTACGACGCGTTCGGCAGCGACGCGCCGCCGTGCACGTACGACGACATCGAGGACGCGAAGACGCACGTCGTCTGGGGCGCGAACCCGGCGGTCGCCCACCCGGTGATGTTCCGCTGGATTTCCGAGAGCGCGACCGAAGACGACAGCGAACTCGTCGTCGTGGACCCGGTCGGCACGAAGACCGCCCAGCAGGCCGACGACCACGTCGCCTTGGAACCGGGGACGGACCTCGCGCTCGCGCGGGCCGTGCTCGCTCGCGTCGTCGAACGCGGCGACGTCGACGAGGAGTTCGTCGCGGACGCGACCACCGGCTTCGAGGAACTCCGCGGCGACCTCCCGGACCCCGAGGCCGCAGCGGCGACTGCCGACGTGGGGATGGAGACTGTCGACAAACTCGCGAACGCGTTCGGGGAGTCGACGCTCGTCTACTGGGGGATGGGTGTGAATCAGAGCACGCAGGGGACGGAGACGGCGGGCGCGCTCGTGGACCTCTGTCTCGCCACCGGGAACCTCGGCCCGGGCACCGGACCGTTCTCGCTGACCGGGCAGGCGAACTCGATGGGGACGCGCGTGTGCTCCTCGAAGGGGTCGTGGCCGGGGATGCGGTCGTTCACGGACCCCGACGAGCGACAGGTCGTCGCGGACGCGTGGAACGTCCCGGTCGGTCGGCTCCCCGACGACCCGGGACCGGGGCCGGTCGGCCTCGTGAACGCTGTCGGCGACGGGCCTGTGGAGGCGGTCTGGACGGTGGCGACGAACCCCGCAGCGGGGCTGCCGGACGCGTCCGCGGCGCGCGAGCACCTCGAAGACGCGTTCCTCGTCGCACAGGAC
It encodes:
- the nasA gene encoding assimilatory nitrate reductase NasA, producing MRCAVGCGHLTDRVDAGYGIGTVRGDVTHPVNRGLACSRGVEETKDPEGTWLTRPLVRMDGDLQPTTWDVALSRIANEFGAALDRDHDSVAVLGSGQQTNEAAYALGKLARGGFGTRYYDANTTLCMASAVTAYYDAFGSDAPPCTYDDIEDAKTHVVWGANPAVAHPVMFRWISESATEDDSELVVVDPVGTKTAQQADDHVALEPGTDLALARAVLARVVERGDVDEEFVADATTGFEELRGDLPDPEAAAATADVGMETVDKLANAFGESTLVYWGMGVNQSTQGTETAGALVDLCLATGNLGPGTGPFSLTGQANSMGTRVCSSKGSWPGMRSFTDPDERQVVADAWNVPVGRLPDDPGPGPVGLVNAVGDGPVEAVWTVATNPAAGLPDASAAREHLEDAFLVAQDAFHTETTELADVVLPAATWGESDGTTVNMERRVSRVRAASDLVPDVRTDLDIITTIGEMLVPGLLGDPEPRDVFDELAALTAGTQADLSGISYARLDDQQAVRWPAPDAVSQGGYRYYDDGDWSFATPSGKARFSTGRHEGLPEPTSETYPLTLTTAREADGYNTGVRSRGDDATANPLARVNPDTIEAADISTEADVAVVESRRATVPVRVTADDAVPAGLVWLPIHHPETNALTLPETDPRSDEPNFKQCAVRVRPATDEAAAGALGDAEAPADD